A genomic stretch from Channa argus isolate prfri chromosome 24, Channa argus male v1.0, whole genome shotgun sequence includes:
- the LOC137109150 gene encoding pecanex-like protein 3 isoform X1, translated as MGSQALQILRQGVWASLTGGWYVDPHQSTFSNCFHLYLWIFLLAFPFLLYMALPPSLVVAGVYSAVVAVFFTAIKVVNYRLHSMFDLGEIVEKKQASLTAIGPRTEEGDECSGVHDSGQQRDSHVGVEMTVFRKVNSTPPVRCSSQHSLFGLNQVSEFLPQLEDTGGPKDIKELMQEQGSNNVIVTSAQREILRQSSQDTIRAPSVVQSCIAAALGGDFPAFMGVSGVAAGFGEPGDCLSIPPSPSSQEDGGDKEQLQESPEQHSPKDNGLGAYSPLGPSAESESLGDTPLSPLIKSSLSEELSENLLGLGLDPVAFAPGTEHPGSRSGVALAAGSTDSCFSAGGATTDRETLSTVSSYRSEKTDSTQLESPSCTQSRAADGQASASAPVIGSNIPKPMEDPAGQGSSDTDNLSDSVLLRSPSKEFSLSQGLDRTLVEGEDLAPVLSDIAQHPPLQNSSPSSSGHSEVCDSDRNVAVPPLPPPRQANSVPSGLALGLVCSEPALPISSTPFLLSDQPSLQVQQVVRPKDLKLLRASGSSMGHRPGRRKAPRRRAGAGSSSFDSGSYRRHNNHRQHRDYIPVRRLGAKAYSESLFEDSTDEDDGSDMSAGSSLGSQRQYSSDDDDNDDDDSSSSTSCYSPDLANTSASSPLPPAAQLPTPREGDLPETAGPSHSRAAQRSSSTASAKTHARVLSMDGAGGGQSNTAALPSTLLTLPSTSTPAPRTLTISKSDLEARTIHTDGFTGARHHHHHHPHHHHHHNQRLDSLGGSWTGNQMSWKAGELVEEGAVGGAIDPESVGKHESVSSVKRTQAIRRRHNAGSNPTPPPSTMGSPPSLQDLQRTRTSSHSRTRTLPSALQFASSLLLPRGGIHEASTFDDTSEGAVHYFYDESGVKRSYTFGPAGGGYEDPVQERERQSQSSSFTSTEVQEGAPVLTMLQPRPVVLQGMQVRRVPLEMPEFDLDHESLQESQENTLMIEEKAKPKQYYRFWVLPGKWLRVRYDRLALLALLDRNRRVGENVFAVVLASLVAFLGFLLLLQGFFRDIWVFQFCLVIASCQYSLLKSVQPDAASPMHGHNWIIVYSRPVYFCLCCVMIWIFDLSGCLGSLQPLSLYGVTFFSAHFLLCVRDVLIVFALCFPVIFLFGLLPQVNTFVMCLLEQIDMHIFGGTATTSPLSSLFSLIRSMLVAALLYGFCLGAINAPWGDAHVPVLFSVFCGLLLALSYHLSRQSSDPTILWSLVRSKLFPELENRTPEEPPVEIKDPLPEKLQNSVKEILHSDLVMCPLMAVITFAISASTVFIALQPALSFVLYILAGAVGFITHYLLPQLRKQLPWFCLAHPVLRSREYSQFEVRDAAQLMWFEKLYAWLQCVEKYFIYPAVVLNSLTTEARTVGQNHKELDIYSRALFISVAGMKLLRSSFCAPSQQYVMLCFTTLFFQFDYPRFSETFLIDYYFMSILFSKMWDLLYKLRFVLTYIAPWQITWGSAFHAFAQPFAVPHSAVLFVQAIFSAIFSTPLNPVLGSAVFVTSYTRPVKFWERDYNTKRVDHSNTRLATQLDRNPGADDNNLNSIFYEHLTRSLQHSLCGDLLLGRWGNYSTGDCFILASDYLNALVHIIEIGNGLVTFQLRGLEFRGTYCQQREVEAITEGVEEDEGCCCCEPGHLPHMLSFNAAFGQRWLAWEVAATKYVLEGYSISDNNAASMLQVFDLRKILITYYVKSIIYYVSRSSKLEDWLTNETVQEALRPCLSPNYVDSDPTFNLNIDEDYDHRASGITSSSFCMVYLDWIQYCNSRRQTPVTCEKDSPLVNLCFGLCILGRRALGTASHSMSASLEPFLYGLHALFKGDFRITSPRDEWVFADMDLLNRVVAPGVRMSLKLHQDHFTSPDEYEDPMVLYDAITANEEKMLISHEGDPVWRSAILANMPSLLALRHIMDDGSDEYKIIMLNKRFLSFRVIKVNRECVRGLWAGQQQELVFLRNRNPERGSIQNAKQALRNMINSSCDQPIGYPIYVSPLTTSYAGGHSQLRSVWGGPVSPHNIYTWLISSWDRLQKGCGAGCNSGGNIEDSDCGGGSASISTNPAIHTTQSTPASSLPQPHITTVQPSMGTDNPVGPTQNWPHHPQPLPLTLLSQSESRMETGLLTSLQRTSSIQGLLGQQLSSSQLSFSSSVAQPSLPGPERFCPVSLLETSGHRAGQRAGLTQGSGLHYESHFGKWSFSSKKGFNGPVVVDGEGGTVQTIRTQPTPPARLQEASPTQDPLGATQTLDPILLTDPLTPRDESTELPLLEHLR; from the exons ATGGGTTCCCAAGCTCTTCAAATATTGCGGCAGGGTGTGTGGGCTTCACTTACAGGAGGCTGGTATGTAGACCCGCATCAGAGCACATTCTCCAACTGCTTCCACCTCTACCTTTGGATTTTCCTCCTGGCCTTCCCCTTTCTACTGTACATG GCACTTCCCCCTAGCTTGGTGGTTGCAGGCGTGTACTCTGCTGTGGTGGCAGTCTTTTTCACAGCCATTAAGGTGGTGAACTACCGGCTTCATTCCATGTTTGACCTCGGGGAGATTGTAGAGAAAAAGCAGGCCTCACTTACAGCTATAGGTCCAAGGACAGAAGAGGGAGATGAATGTTCAGGTGTCCATGATAGTGGTCAGCAAAG GGATAGTCATGTTGGAGTAGAGATGACTGTGTTTAGGAAGGTCAACTCAACACCTCCGGTGCGCTGCAGCTCCCAGCACTCCCTGTTTGGATTAAACCAGGTGTCG GAGTTCTTGCCCCAGCTGGAGGATACAGGGGGTCCTAAGG ATATTAAAGAGTTAATGCAGGAACAAGGCAGCAATAATGTGATCGTTACATCAGCTCAGCGTGAGATCCTTCGCCAGAGTTCCCAGGACACCATTA GGGCTCCTAGTGTGGTCCAGTCCTGCATTGCTGCTGCTCTGGGAGGTGATTTCCCAGCTTTCATGGGAGTATCTggagttgcagctggatttggAGAACCTGGAGACTGCCTGTCTATCCCCCCTTCACCCTCAAGTCAAGAAGATGGAGGTGATAAAGAACAATTGCAAGAATCACCAGAACAGCATAGCCCCAAGGACAATGGGTTAGGTGCTTATTCTCCCCTCGGCCCCTCTGCTGAATCTGAGAGCCTGGGAGACACTCCCCTTAGCCCACTTATAAAGAGCAGCTTAAGTGAGGAGCTGAGTGAAAATCTCCTGGGTTTGGGCCTTGACCCTGTGGCATTTGCACCTGGAACTGAGCATCCAGGCAGCCGCAGTGGTGTAGCACTAGCTGCGGGATCCACGGACAGCTGCTTCAGTGCAGGCGGAGCCACCACAGACCGTGAGACTCTCAGCACTGTTAGCAGTTACCGCAGTGAAAAAACTGATTCTACCCAGCTAGAAAGTCCTTCATGCACCCAGTCACGGGCTGCAGACGGTCAGGCATCTGCCTCAGCACCAGTGATAGGCTCTAACATCCCAAAGCCTATGGAGGATCCAGCAGGACAAGGTAGTAGTGATACCGACAACCTGTCAGACAGTGTGTTACTCCGCTCCCCATCCAAAGAGTTTTCCCTCAGCCAGGGGCTGGACAGGACACTTGTTGAAGGGGAGGATTTGGCCCCTGTACTGTCTGATATTGCACAGCACCCTCCTCTCCAGAACTCTTCTCCTTCAAGTAGTGGTCACTCAGAGGTTTGTGATTCAGACAGAAATGTTGCAGTTCCTCCTCTGCCCCCACCTCGGCAGGCCAATTCAGTGCCCTCAGGGCTGGCCCTGGGTCTAGTTTGTTCTGAGCCTGCTTTGCCCATATCTTCCACTCCCTTTTTACTGTCTGATCAGCCTTCTCTGCAAGTCCAGCAGGTTGTGCGCCCTAAAGACTTGAAGCTGCTGCGGGCCAGCGGCAGTAGTATGGGGCACAGGCCAGGACGAAGGAAAGCTCCACGAAGGCGGGCTGGAGCGGGAAGCAGTAGTTTTGACAGTGGCTCTTACAGACGTCATAACAATCATAGACAACACAGAGATTATATCCCAGTGCGCCGACTAGGCGCTAAGGCTTACAGTGAAAGTCTGTTTGAGGACTCCACTGACGAAGATGATGGTAGTGACATGAGTGCTGGTTCTAGCCTGGGCTCTCAGCGCCAGTACAGCTCAGAcgatgatgacaatgatgatgacGACTCTAGTTCTTCTACCTCCTGCTACTCCCCGGACCTCGCTAACACTAGTGCTTCATCCCCATTGCCCCCTGCTGCTCAACTACCCACCCCAAGGGAAGGGGATTTACCTGAGACTGCAGGCCCCTCTCATTCTCGTGCTGCTCAGCGCTCTTCTAGCACAGCTAGTGCTAAGACTCACGCAAGAGTATTAAGTATGGATGGGGCAGGTGGAGGCCAGAGCAACACAGCAGCTCTACCTTCCACTCTGCTTACACTGCCCTCCACCTCCACGCCTGCACCTCGAACTCTCACCATCTCTAAGTCTGACCTAGAAGCTCGCACTATTCATACTGATGGCTTCACTGGAGcgcgtcatcatcatcatcatcatcctcatcatcatcatcatcataatcaacGGCTGGATTCTCTTGGAGGCTCTTGGACTGGCAACCAGATGAGCTGGAAGGCTGGAGAGTTAGTTGAAGAGGGAGCTGTGGGAGGAG CCATAGATCCAGAGAGTGTGGGCAAACATGAGTCAGTCAGCAGTGTTAAAAGGACCCAGGCCATCCGAAGGAGACACAATGCTGGGAGCAACCCTACACCACCCCCTTCCACAATGGGATCCCCTCCCAG TCTCCAGGACCTCCAGCGAACTCGGACCTCCTCTCATTCGCGGACTCGCACACTTCCTTCAGCCCTACAGTTTGCCTCCTCGCTCCTACTGCCCCGCGGAGGCATCCATGAGGCCTCTACCTTTGATGACACATCAGAGGGTGCAGTGCACTATTTCTATGATGAGAGTG GAGTGAAGAGGTCCTACACTTTTGGACCTGCTGGAGGCGGTTATGAGGACCCAGTTCA GGAAAGGGAGAGACAGTCCCAGTCCTCAAGCTTCACCTCCACTGAAGTCCAGGAAGGGGCACCAGTTCTGACTATGCTCCAACCCAGGCCTGTGGTATTACAGGGAATGCAGGTGCGCAGAGTGCCTCTGGAAATGCCTGAG TTTGATCTGGATCACGAGTCTCTACAGGAGTCCCAAGAAAATACTCTGATGATTGAGGAGAAAGCTAAACCCAAACAGTACTATCGCTTTTGGGTGCTGCCAGGGAAGTGGCTGAGGGTTCGGTATGATCGATTGGCACTTCTGGCCTTATTGGATAG GAATCGCCGTGTGGGAGAGAATGTGTTTGCTGTGGTGCTGGCCAGTCTGGTGGCCTTCCTGGGGTTCCTACTTCTGCTCCAGGGTTTTTTCAGGGACATCTGGGTCTTCCAGTTCTGCCTGGTCATAGCCAGCTGCCAGTACTCTCTGCTGAAG AGTGTACAACCAGATGCAGCGTCTCCCATGCAC ggcCATAACTGGATCATTGTGTACAGTCGGCCGGTCTACTTCTGCTTGTGCTGTGTGATGATCTGGATATTTGATCTATCTGGATGCTTAGGAAGCCTGCAACCCTTGTCTCTCTATGGTGTCACCTTCTTTTCTGCACACTTCCTGCTGTGTGTCAGGGACGTGCTTATTG TGTTTGCCTTGTGTTTCCCAGTCATTTTCCTGTTTGGGTTGCTACCTCAGGTCAATACTTTTGTGATGTGTCTGCTGGAGCAAATTGACATGCACATTTTTGGGGGAACTG CCACTACCAGCCCCCTTTCATCTCTGTTCAGCCTCATACGCAGCATGTTGGTGGCTGCTCTACTATACGGATTTTGCCTCGGTGCTATTAAC GCGCCGTGGGGGGATGCCCATGTGCCAGTactgttctctgtgttttgtgGCCTACTCCTGGCCTTATCATACCACCTCAGCCGCCAAAGCAGTGATCCCACCATCTTGTG GTCGCTGGTCCGCTCCAAGTTATTCCCAGAACTGGAGAACCGAACTCCAGAAGAACCCCCTGTGGAGATCAAGGACCCTCTTCCTGAAAAGCTGCAGAACTCCGTG AAAGAGATTCTCCATTCAGACCTGGTCATGTGTCCCCTTATGGCTGTGATAACCTTCGCCATAAGTGCTAGCACAGTTTTCATCGCTCTTCAA CCTGCTCTTAGCTTTGTCTTGTACATCCTGGCTGGAGCTGTAGGCTTCATCACACACTATCTTCTGCCTCAGCTCCGCAAACAGCTCCCATGGTTCTGCCTGGCTCACCCTGTGCTGCGCTCCAGAGAGTACAGTCAGTTTGAGGTCCGAG aTGCTGCTCAGTTGATGTGGTTTGAGAAGCTGTATGCATGGCTTCAGTGTGTGGAGAAATATTTCATCTACCCAGCTGTAGTGCTCAACTCACTAACAACAGAAGCTCGAACTGTGGGCCAGAACCATAAAGAACTGGACATCTA CAGCCGAGCTCTCTTCATCTCAGTAGCAGGAATGAAGTTGTTGCGTTCATCCTTCTGCGCCCCGTCACAGCAGTATGTCATGCTGTGCTTCACCACGCTGTTCTTCCAGTTTGACTATCCACGCTTCTCTGAGACCTTCTTAATTGACTATTACTTTATGTCCATTCTCTTCAGCAAG ATGTGGGACCTGTTGTACAAGCTGCGCTTCGTTTTGACTTACATTGCCCCCTGGCAGATCACCTGGGGCTCAGCTTTCCACGCCTTTGCTCAACCCTTTGCAGTGCCCC ATTCTGCTGTACTTTTTGTTCAGGCCATCTTTTCTGCTATCTTTTCCACCCCTCTCAATCCTGTCCTAGGCAGTGCTGTATTTGTGACCTCATACACTAGACCTGTAAAATTCTGGGAACGAGACTACAA CACTAAGCGGGTCGATCACTCCAACACCAGACTTGCCACTCAGTTAGACCGCAACCCAG GTGCTGATGACAACAATCTGAATTCCATTTTCTACGAACACCTGACGCGCTCACTGCAGCACAGCTTGTGTGGAGACCTGCTGCTCGGTCGCTGGGGAAACTACAGCACCGGCGACTGCTTTATCCTTGCCTCAGACTATCTTAACGCTCTGGTGCACATCATTGAGATTGGCAATGGCCTGGTCACTTTCCAGCTGAGGGGTCTAGAGTTCAGAG GTACCTACTGTCAGCAGAGGGAGGTAGAGGCCATCACAGAAGGggtggaggaggatgagggctgctgctgctgtgagccTGGCCACCTCCCCCATATGCTTTCATTCAATGCTGCCTTCGGGCAGCGTTGGTTGGCATGGGAGGTGGCTGCCACCAAGTACGTACTGGAGGGCTACAGCATCAGCGACAACAATGCAGCGTCCATGCTGCAAGTTTTTGACCTTCGTAAGATTCTCATCACATACTATGTCAAG AGCATCATCTACTATGTGAGTCGATCGTCAAAGCTGGAAGACTGGCTGACGAATGAGACAGTTCAGGAGGCTCTACGACCTTGTCTCAGTCCAAACTACGTGGACAGTGACCCCACCTTCAACCTGAACATTGATGAAGACTATGACCACAGGGCCTCTGGAATCACCTCCTCCTCATTTTGCATGGTTTACCTGGACTGGATTCAATATTGCAATAGCAGGCGTCAAACG CCGGTGACTTGTGAAAAAGATTCTCCACTTGTCAACCTTTGTTTTGGGCTGTGCATCCTGGGAAGAAGAGCCCTAGGAACAGCCTCTCACAGCATGTCTGCAAG CTTGGAGCCTTTTCTCTACGGCCTCCATGCACTTTTCAAAGGAGACTTCCGCATCACGTCTCCTAGGGATGAATGGGTGTTTGCAGATATGGACCTGCTGAATCGAGTTGTGGCACCAGGAGTGCGGATGTCCCTCAAATTGCATCAG GACCATTTTACATCTCCCGATGAGTATGAGGATCCTATGGTTCTGTATGATGCCATCACTGCTAATGAGGAGAAGATGTTAATATCACACGAGGGTGACCCTGTGTGGCGCAGCGCTATTCTAGCAAACATGCCTTCACTGCTGGCATTGCGCCACATTATGGATGATGGCAGCGACGAGTACAAGATTATCATGCTTAACAAGAGGTTCCTCAGCTTCAGAGTCATCAAG GTCAATAGAGAGTGCGTGCGTGGGTTGTGGGCTGGCCAACAGCAGGAGCTGGTTTTCCTGCGCAATCGTAACCCTGAGCGTGGCAGCATACAAAATGCCAAACAAGCCCTGAGAAATATGATTAACTCCTCGTGCGACCAGCCCATTGGCTACCCAATCTACGTGTCCCCTCTCACCACCTCATATGCTGGAGGGCACAGCCAGCTTCGGTCTGTGTGGGGAGGACCTGTCAGTCCACACAACATTTACACCTGGCTCATCAGTAGCTGGGACAG GTTACAGAAGGGTTGTGGTGCTGGCTGTAACAGTGGAGGAAACATTGAGGACTCAGACTGTGGAGGTGGCTCTGCCTCCATCTCCACCAACCCAGCCATTCATACCACCCAGAGTACACCAGCCTCCAGTCTTCCCCAGCCACACATCACCACTGTCCAGCCCTCCATGG GTACTGACAACCCTGTAGGTCCTACCCAGAACTGGCCTCACCACCCCCAGCCTCTTCCATTAACTCtgctcagccaatcagagagcagAATGGAGACAGGACTGCTCACATCTCTGCAGCGTACATCTTCTATCCAGGGGTTGCTGGGCCAGCAGCTTTCCAGTTCCCAGCTCTCCTTCAGCAGCTCTGTGGCTCAACCTTCTCTTCCTGGCCCAGAGCGCTTCTGCCCGGTGAGCCTCCTGGAGACTTCGGGGCACAGAGCAGGCCAGCGGGCTGGCCTCACTCAAGGCAGCGGGCTACACTATGAGAGCCACTTCGGCAAATGGAGTTTTTCCAGCAAGAAGGGGTTTAATGGACCAGTTGTAGTGGACGGGGAAGGAGGAACAGTACAGACCATACGCACACAG CCTACTCCTCCTGCCCGGCTACAAGAGGCAAGTCCAACACAGGATCCTCTGGGAGCCACTCAGACGCTGGATCCAATCCTGCTCACTGACCCACTCACCCCACGAGATGAATCCACAGAGCTGCCTTTACTTGAGCACCTGCGTTGA